In Paenibacillus sp. J23TS9, a single genomic region encodes these proteins:
- a CDS encoding lipopolysaccharide assembly protein LapB: MKYVILGNLPWKSFAYKEMLKHVPDGETFIFIGNKPEHENEECDYTFMNTDMWEVNGGSEYIAIVCSPFWIQQALGGGFSKVLFIMDDCPVEEDQQIWNKYSGLLAEASDLVITLSEKTYLEQSLRRRNLYWWDGDHEDTEENHALLHLFVEHVVQGNPLDELMRRQWEQRIQLYSRLYRQMGPHETISYLLASYWYFLGETGAAQALQESFEMMLLREHNGTLHSHYRFFSAIEIQQGEIERAVYTYAITAVLPHEKETLARMERWAAEERLELLKAELYRVNEDYRRAEEAAERDDSEAAAHFLADMYLEQWMWEKALKVMDRYQLLYENGISREQVRAILLWTRGRKHEAVSELLRASVQDWNILISFAETDLLEQACHRLKERVNHGSGS, translated from the coding sequence ATGAAATACGTGATTTTGGGTAATCTGCCTTGGAAGAGCTTTGCATATAAAGAGATGCTAAAGCATGTACCTGATGGTGAAACATTTATTTTTATAGGCAATAAGCCGGAGCATGAAAATGAAGAGTGTGATTATACCTTCATGAATACGGACATGTGGGAGGTTAATGGGGGCAGCGAATATATTGCTATCGTATGTTCACCTTTCTGGATTCAACAGGCACTTGGCGGCGGATTCAGCAAGGTGCTTTTTATTATGGACGATTGTCCGGTAGAAGAAGATCAACAAATCTGGAATAAGTACAGCGGCTTATTGGCAGAGGCGTCGGATCTAGTGATAACTCTTTCTGAAAAGACATATCTGGAACAATCCTTGCGGAGAAGAAATCTGTACTGGTGGGACGGAGATCATGAGGACACGGAAGAGAATCATGCTCTGCTTCATTTATTTGTAGAACATGTGGTGCAGGGAAATCCATTGGACGAATTAATGAGAAGGCAGTGGGAGCAAAGAATACAATTGTATTCCCGGTTATATCGTCAGATGGGACCGCATGAGACGATCAGCTACCTGCTGGCATCTTATTGGTATTTTCTTGGGGAAACGGGAGCGGCCCAAGCACTTCAGGAATCCTTTGAGATGATGCTTCTCAGAGAACATAACGGAACGCTGCATTCACATTACCGTTTCTTTTCAGCTATTGAGATTCAGCAAGGGGAGATAGAACGGGCGGTATATACGTATGCAATTACGGCGGTACTGCCGCATGAGAAAGAAACGCTGGCGAGGATGGAGCGTTGGGCTGCCGAAGAACGTCTGGAGCTCTTAAAAGCTGAGCTTTACCGCGTAAATGAAGACTACAGAAGAGCAGAAGAAGCTGCTGAAAGGGATGATTCCGAGGCTGCCGCTCATTTTCTCGCAGATATGTATTTGGAGCAATGGATGTGGGAGAAGGCGTTGAAAGTGATGGACCGATATCAATTACTATATGAAAATGGAATTTCCAGAGAGCAAGTCAGAGCCATTTTATTATGGACGCGCGGCCGGAAACATGAGGCGGTATCGGAGCTGCTGCGAGCATCGGTTCAGGATTGGAATATTTTGATATCCTTCGCTGAAACGGATTTGCTCGAGCAGGCATGTCACCGGTTGAAGGAGAGAGTGAATCATGGATCTGGATCTTAA
- a CDS encoding glycosyltransferase codes for MDLDLKKLRKTKGNKLTAIMQVRNEEGRMLEQVLEDLSSFVDDIVIVDDASTDQTVKICRGFPKVAHLLTLTKSHFDREWLLRKQLWELACSTDPDWILSVDADEIYEDKAKAYMRDLMDQDQFDWVGFRLFDFWGGTTHFREDEHWQIHRRHTRTLVRYIPGYYYFYPKMDHHVPRLPLSYAALPGFLAELRVKHYGWAISREQLEEKFERYMQRDPEGIWGDLQQYQSILDKHPTLVEWREEDV; via the coding sequence ATGGATCTGGATCTTAAGAAACTGCGCAAAACGAAAGGCAACAAGCTCACTGCGATCATGCAGGTACGTAATGAAGAGGGAAGAATGCTGGAGCAGGTCCTGGAGGATCTGAGCAGCTTTGTGGATGACATCGTGATCGTGGATGATGCCAGCACGGATCAAACCGTTAAAATATGCCGGGGATTTCCCAAGGTTGCTCATCTGCTAACGCTGACAAAATCACATTTTGACAGGGAGTGGCTGCTGCGCAAACAGCTCTGGGAGCTTGCATGCTCAACGGATCCGGACTGGATATTATCCGTAGATGCGGATGAAATATATGAGGACAAAGCCAAAGCTTATATGAGGGATCTGATGGATCAGGATCAGTTTGACTGGGTAGGCTTTCGCCTGTTTGACTTTTGGGGAGGTACAACCCATTTCCGGGAAGATGAGCACTGGCAGATACACCGCCGGCACACTCGTACACTTGTCAGGTACATACCTGGCTATTATTATTTTTATCCGAAAATGGATCATCATGTCCCGCGGCTTCCTCTAAGCTATGCCGCACTCCCCGGATTTCTGGCGGAACTGCGCGTTAAACATTATGGATGGGCCATCAGCCGCGAGCAGCTTGAGGAGAAATTTGAACGATATATGCAGCGTGATCCGGAAGGGATTTGGGGAGATTTACAGCAGTATCAATCCATTTTGGATAAACATCCGACGCTTGTGGAGTGGAGAGAGGAAGACGTATGA
- a CDS encoding glycosyltransferase family 4 protein encodes MNEVGILTHSFVDAYNGNINRIYGGGLERYLHEICGIIAALGRKPVIHQLSYCGDFEKEIGPVRVHGYHCSQEDSIEVFNRMTVEAKGPLIYSSFIWEAVEYQSGSLGICHGINWDYHAASAEHKAAVGRNIQHALGYLKKIVSVDSHFLTFCRAVCQYPDPDQIMLLPNAVDTVWFTPGAKWRGLEEHEDQIRIVFPRRISLERGIIPMMLVADRLLRNYPQVHFEFAGEVVESNLITKAFRQWMDSSPYQERITHRSYTFQEMNEAYQKADIAVIPTIFSEGTSYSCLEAMSCGLPVVAGNVGGLNDLIIDGYNGFCVSPTEEELYQSIAALVENSELRHYVGANARAVARAFDIRIWREKWKEILGSYLGLEV; translated from the coding sequence ATGAATGAAGTCGGCATATTAACCCACAGCTTTGTCGATGCATACAACGGCAATATTAATCGTATATACGGCGGAGGATTGGAGCGTTATTTGCATGAAATATGCGGGATTATCGCAGCGCTGGGACGAAAGCCTGTCATACATCAGCTCTCTTATTGCGGTGATTTCGAGAAGGAAATCGGACCGGTCCGTGTGCATGGCTATCACTGCAGTCAAGAAGACAGCATTGAGGTGTTTAACCGGATGACTGTGGAGGCGAAGGGCCCGCTCATATACTCCAGTTTTATTTGGGAGGCTGTAGAATATCAATCAGGCAGTCTAGGGATATGCCATGGAATCAATTGGGACTATCATGCAGCATCGGCTGAACACAAAGCCGCGGTCGGTCGAAATATTCAGCACGCTCTCGGGTATTTGAAAAAAATCGTATCGGTAGATTCCCACTTTCTGACCTTTTGCCGAGCGGTTTGCCAATATCCTGACCCGGACCAAATTATGCTGCTTCCTAATGCAGTGGATACCGTATGGTTTACACCTGGGGCAAAGTGGAGGGGGCTTGAGGAGCATGAAGACCAAATCCGCATCGTCTTTCCGCGGCGCATCAGTCTTGAGAGAGGGATCATCCCGATGATGCTGGTAGCAGACCGGCTGCTGCGAAATTACCCTCAGGTCCATTTTGAGTTTGCCGGAGAGGTCGTTGAGAGCAATCTGATAACGAAAGCGTTTCGTCAGTGGATGGACAGCAGTCCTTACCAGGAGCGGATCACTCACCGGAGTTATACCTTTCAAGAGATGAATGAAGCTTATCAGAAAGCGGATATTGCGGTGATTCCAACCATTTTTTCCGAAGGGACCTCTTACTCTTGTCTTGAAGCCATGAGCTGCGGTCTGCCGGTTGTAGCAGGGAATGTTGGCGGGTTAAATGATCTCATCATTGATGGATATAACGGTTTTTGTGTGTCCCCTACCGAAGAGGAGTTGTATCAGTCCATTGCAGCCTTGGTGGAGAATTCCGAGCTGCGTCATTATGTTGGAGCCAATGCGAGGGCCGTCGCCCGGGCGTTTGATATCCGCATTTGGAGAGAGAAGTGGAAAGAAATATTGGGCTCCTATCTGGGACTGGAGGTTTGA
- a CDS encoding class I SAM-dependent methyltransferase, with product MDMKRNAETIGRDHEEGQKHIWERLWSKDVSYRWDPLSELVMNALLETTGPFDGKRMIEAGSGTGKISLRLAIEGAEVTLVDYALQALEQSKLAFRLKNRNAEFIQSDIRSMPLGDKAYDVCWSAGVLEHFSNEEKVNILQEMARITKPGGHIVVLVPYSGCLPYRMGKSFAEQAGSWPYGVEMPVESLKDSFSKAGIQPVEEREIGFLESLDFIDFIPDGGSVKAWLRHWYSSLEIEEQRLFPGYLLLTHGKVV from the coding sequence ATGGACATGAAAAGGAATGCAGAAACGATCGGAAGAGACCATGAGGAAGGCCAGAAGCATATTTGGGAAAGGCTGTGGAGTAAAGATGTGTCCTACCGCTGGGATCCTTTAAGTGAGCTGGTGATGAACGCGCTGCTGGAGACAACCGGCCCGTTTGATGGAAAAAGAATGATTGAGGCCGGATCTGGTACAGGTAAAATCTCACTCCGATTGGCCATTGAAGGTGCGGAGGTTACGCTGGTCGATTACGCGCTGCAGGCACTGGAACAGTCGAAGCTCGCATTTAGGCTCAAAAATAGAAATGCTGAATTCATACAGTCTGATATCCGGTCCATGCCGCTTGGCGATAAGGCCTATGATGTATGCTGGAGTGCCGGAGTATTGGAGCATTTTTCGAACGAAGAAAAGGTGAATATCCTGCAGGAAATGGCCCGTATTACCAAGCCGGGAGGCCATATCGTTGTTCTTGTCCCATACAGCGGCTGTTTGCCTTACCGGATGGGTAAATCCTTTGCGGAGCAAGCAGGTTCATGGCCATATGGTGTGGAAATGCCTGTTGAGTCGCTAAAGGATTCATTCAGCAAAGCCGGAATACAGCCGGTTGAAGAGCGGGAAATCGGATTTTTGGAGAGTTTGGATTTCATTGACTTTATTCCGGATGGTGGCAGTGTCAAAGCATGGTTGAGGCACTGGTACAGCAGCCTGGAAATAGAAGAGCAGCGGCTGTTTCCAGGCTATCTGCTGCTGACTCATGGCAAAGTTGTCTAG
- a CDS encoding glycosyltransferase: MPEPLTMPPILYLPCFDYQVHRQRPQQLLYHLSLLNFNVIYCNVTQDREHPFVVLNDHFAVCQDVEALNLSQPYVMWLTHGPYVDSLPSFNTSMVISDLADTTEEEFAPFAVWEDRKIQAADIVLCASRIIYDSAAPKHPQVHLVRNAADYTHFAQGVQKTPLTIPEEKDCTICRTTEPVIGFWGAVASWLDYSLIRMLAVERPQYTFVFIGQITCGGPDSLSDLPNVHWLGNREYESLPLYASHFDAAIIPFEVRKVTSAANPVKMYEYMAAGLPVISTDLPEVSMQKHVRIGRSPAQFLRHLDEALLKDRTPEWIQARQEIARTESWSHRAEFIKERIIEKFLQKYGSSG; encoded by the coding sequence ATGCCGGAACCATTAACGATGCCGCCCATACTGTATCTCCCTTGCTTTGATTACCAGGTACACCGCCAGCGGCCGCAGCAGCTGCTCTATCATTTGAGCCTGCTTAACTTTAACGTCATATATTGTAATGTCACGCAAGACCGCGAACATCCCTTTGTCGTTCTCAACGATCATTTCGCGGTATGCCAGGATGTCGAGGCATTGAACCTCAGTCAGCCTTATGTCATGTGGCTCACGCACGGCCCTTATGTCGATAGCCTCCCAAGCTTTAACACAAGTATGGTCATCTCCGACCTGGCTGACACAACAGAGGAGGAGTTTGCTCCTTTTGCCGTATGGGAGGATCGTAAAATTCAGGCTGCTGACATCGTTCTCTGCGCTTCGCGAATCATTTACGATTCCGCAGCCCCGAAACATCCGCAGGTACATCTGGTCCGCAATGCAGCGGATTACACACATTTTGCCCAAGGAGTCCAGAAAACACCGTTAACGATTCCGGAAGAGAAGGATTGTACGATATGTCGCACAACGGAGCCCGTGATCGGCTTCTGGGGCGCTGTCGCTTCCTGGCTGGACTACTCATTAATCCGAATGCTGGCCGTGGAACGCCCTCAATATACCTTTGTTTTCATCGGTCAGATTACATGTGGTGGACCTGATTCACTTTCTGATCTTCCTAACGTTCATTGGCTGGGAAACAGGGAGTATGAAAGCCTGCCCCTGTATGCAAGCCATTTTGATGCAGCCATTATTCCGTTTGAGGTCCGCAAGGTAACGAGTGCAGCCAATCCAGTCAAAATGTATGAATACATGGCTGCGGGACTGCCCGTGATCAGCACCGATTTACCAGAAGTCAGCATGCAGAAGCATGTCCGAATTGGCCGTTCTCCTGCCCAGTTTCTCAGGCATCTGGATGAAGCGCTTCTTAAAGATCGTACCCCTGAATGGATTCAGGCACGACAAGAGATCGCACGAACGGAAAGCTGGAGCCATCGTGCCGAGTTCATCAAGGAACGCATTATCGAAAAGTTTCTGCAGAAATACGGGAGCTCCGGTTAG
- a CDS encoding glycosyltransferase, with translation MPPQDISLCMIVKNEEQHLDRCLRSVRELVSEIIIGDTGSTDHTRSIAMKYGARIIELEWNNDFAEARNRVLDMATFSWILVLDADEEADNWDADVLSDMLTSDDRIAGFYIPIISYYDTFSEEAYFTDSVCRLFRNHPNLRFRGAIHENAAESILELTRRPIPYAPLQIKHYGYLQSEIDQKNKHLRNLELIQASLQKDPLNVQLRYALGTEYFQEGQYEESLKHLIPVYEQNPESGFISDVYLKAAYALYMTGHYELAEVITEQGITNYPGFTDLLELKGILLTQKEAYGEAYDWMLKASVQGKAKPMYSSTAGSGTYRTSWLSGRLSEKILHPERALFHYQHTLLHHPDYLPAWADALHCSLLSGNSRSMLDWIIPRKTSILQKQLDILIPAALNTGSEDWLEFIIQTRALSEQRQLWITIMLRYASEPGSRLYTELLASSSSWPEDPFWTSYLWSAAWKAQDSDAAAHVEEQLQLIHSPLTTIHAYLSGRNHELPSAKELAYALQLLLQCRAYPQVMQLLTAFYERSSAPSLPASVIAGLLSAPVHVLHAWCLQWVQSFSSDKQRIPALEEILLYASIAQQCSSSTCLDAAAMHLGSYSNNTYALVARAACLTEKLTLRYSIPVKSGIRLPLLLRAASMRP, from the coding sequence ATGCCGCCCCAAGACATATCCCTTTGTATGATCGTTAAAAATGAAGAGCAGCATCTGGATCGATGCTTGCGTTCCGTACGGGAGCTGGTCTCCGAAATCATTATAGGCGACACGGGTTCCACAGATCATACCCGGTCCATCGCCATGAAATATGGCGCCCGTATTATTGAATTGGAATGGAATAACGATTTTGCTGAGGCTAGAAACCGTGTACTGGATATGGCCACGTTTTCCTGGATTTTAGTTCTTGATGCAGATGAAGAAGCCGATAATTGGGATGCGGATGTGTTGTCTGATATGCTGACGAGTGACGACCGCATTGCAGGCTTTTATATTCCAATAATTAGCTATTACGATACATTTTCCGAAGAAGCCTATTTTACGGATTCCGTGTGCCGGCTATTCCGGAACCATCCTAATCTTCGTTTCCGCGGAGCCATCCATGAAAACGCTGCGGAGAGCATCCTTGAGCTTACACGGCGTCCAATTCCGTATGCTCCATTACAAATCAAGCACTATGGCTACCTACAATCCGAGATTGATCAAAAAAATAAACACTTGCGCAATCTCGAGCTTATTCAGGCCTCCCTACAGAAAGATCCTTTGAATGTACAATTACGGTATGCGCTGGGAACGGAGTATTTTCAGGAAGGCCAATACGAAGAATCACTCAAGCATCTAATACCCGTGTATGAACAGAACCCGGAATCCGGATTTATTTCCGATGTATATTTAAAAGCGGCATATGCCCTGTATATGACAGGACACTATGAATTAGCTGAAGTCATAACTGAACAAGGGATAACAAACTATCCGGGCTTTACGGATTTGCTGGAGCTCAAAGGTATACTGCTCACACAGAAAGAAGCCTACGGCGAAGCATATGACTGGATGCTAAAAGCCTCTGTCCAAGGTAAAGCCAAACCCATGTATTCCTCCACAGCCGGAAGCGGCACATACCGCACTTCATGGCTCTCAGGCAGGCTTTCAGAGAAAATACTGCACCCAGAACGGGCACTTTTTCATTACCAGCATACTTTATTGCATCATCCGGATTATTTGCCGGCTTGGGCTGATGCTCTACATTGCTCCCTCTTATCTGGAAACTCGCGTTCGATGCTGGACTGGATCATTCCCCGTAAAACCTCTATTTTGCAGAAACAACTGGATATCCTTATCCCGGCAGCTTTAAATACAGGCAGTGAGGATTGGCTGGAATTCATCATACAGACACGAGCGCTCTCTGAGCAACGGCAGCTTTGGATTACAATCATGCTACGATATGCGTCAGAGCCAGGCAGCCGCTTATACACGGAACTGCTGGCCTCCTCATCCAGCTGGCCCGAAGACCCCTTCTGGACATCCTATCTATGGTCTGCTGCCTGGAAAGCACAGGACTCGGATGCTGCAGCCCATGTGGAAGAACAACTGCAGTTGATCCATTCGCCGCTTACAACGATACATGCTTATCTCTCTGGCCGAAATCATGAACTCCCTTCCGCAAAAGAACTCGCCTATGCGCTTCAGCTCCTTCTCCAGTGCCGCGCTTACCCGCAGGTTATGCAGCTGCTCACGGCTTTTTATGAACGCTCATCTGCTCCTTCCCTGCCCGCTTCCGTCATTGCAGGTCTGCTGTCTGCGCCTGTTCATGTACTCCATGCTTGGTGCTTGCAGTGGGTACAATCATTTTCGAGTGATAAACAGCGGATCCCTGCTCTAGAGGAAATTCTGCTCTACGCAAGTATTGCACAACAATGTTCGTCTTCCACTTGTCTGGACGCCGCAGCGATGCACCTCGGCAGCTATTCCAACAATACTTACGCGCTGGTCGCCAGAGCAGCCTGTCTGACTGAGAAATTAACACTCCGGTATTCCATTCCTGTCAAATCTGGCATTCGCTTACCGCTGCTGCTCCGAGCTGCTTCCATGCGCCCTTAA
- a CDS encoding glycosyltransferase family 2 protein gives MSKNATGISLCMIVRNEASNLARCLKSVHKAVDQIIVVDTGSTDDTVQIARQFGAQVLQIPWEGDFAKARNAGIELARRPWILFMDADEELDANDIAELHLCAKHMEFEGFFLQVQNHISDHIHSATATVNPLLRMFRRRPEHRFRGRIHEQIAASITEHRPAAKLHITNIKIHHYGYSSGIVAAKDKIRRNVELLQQALQTEPEDPFHHYNMAVEYMRMNEHDSALHHIRQAKQFAATEISYYHLLFKYEARCLFALGHAEEAVSVCSIGLIHYPDYTDLHHLKGVVYLSSGQLIKAEGAFLKAVESGPAPVYYHTETGAGTYLSTLGLGQMYEDAGDDAQAIHWYAETIKLEPGMRLPLNKIIMLMKTNLQEHLIPSLVNDHFKINSPEKMNVMIKLLMANRCYHAAYMLLKNSQINNDSPENEPLLLICKLLSEGTQLQHSGAFMETGVLSPMKQIEFSYYSGKTEDALKSVEALLAPLHASPAAPFTDQKRSFSRLLTSFTETRLLQVLNDQPHQSVIRRAIRMLPLYEEYE, from the coding sequence ATGAGCAAAAACGCAACCGGGATCTCCCTCTGCATGATCGTCCGGAATGAAGCTTCGAACCTTGCCCGCTGCCTGAAAAGCGTTCATAAGGCCGTCGACCAGATCATCGTTGTCGATACAGGCTCCACGGATGATACGGTTCAAATTGCACGCCAGTTCGGAGCACAAGTTCTTCAAATCCCGTGGGAAGGCGATTTTGCCAAAGCCCGGAATGCAGGCATTGAGCTTGCTCGCAGGCCGTGGATTCTATTTATGGACGCTGATGAAGAGCTTGACGCGAATGATATAGCGGAGCTGCATCTGTGCGCCAAGCATATGGAATTCGAAGGTTTTTTCTTGCAGGTGCAAAATCACATCAGCGATCATATCCACTCTGCAACCGCTACCGTCAATCCCCTGCTTCGCATGTTTCGCCGGCGCCCGGAACATCGTTTCCGCGGAAGAATCCATGAACAAATAGCTGCTTCTATCACCGAGCATCGCCCCGCTGCAAAGCTTCACATCACCAATATCAAAATCCATCATTATGGATACAGCAGCGGTATAGTCGCTGCCAAAGATAAAATCCGCAGAAATGTGGAACTGCTCCAGCAAGCATTGCAGACCGAACCCGAGGATCCGTTTCATCATTACAACATGGCCGTGGAATACATGCGGATGAACGAGCATGATTCGGCGCTGCATCATATAAGGCAGGCCAAACAATTCGCTGCGACTGAAATCAGCTACTACCATCTGCTGTTCAAATACGAAGCACGTTGTCTGTTCGCTTTGGGTCATGCAGAGGAAGCCGTGTCTGTATGCAGCATAGGACTTATTCATTATCCAGATTATACAGACCTCCATCATCTGAAGGGCGTTGTTTATCTCTCTTCGGGGCAGTTAATCAAAGCGGAAGGAGCTTTCCTGAAAGCAGTCGAATCCGGTCCAGCTCCCGTGTATTATCATACTGAAACCGGAGCCGGAACTTACCTGTCCACGCTCGGACTAGGTCAAATGTATGAGGATGCCGGAGATGACGCGCAGGCAATTCACTGGTATGCCGAGACCATCAAGCTTGAACCGGGTATGCGCCTGCCCTTGAATAAAATCATCATGTTGATGAAAACAAATCTTCAGGAGCATCTCATCCCTTCTCTTGTGAATGATCATTTCAAAATAAACTCCCCTGAAAAGATGAACGTTATGATCAAGCTGCTCATGGCAAACCGTTGTTATCATGCTGCGTATATGCTGCTTAAGAATTCTCAGATAAATAACGATTCTCCCGAGAACGAACCATTGCTGCTCATTTGCAAACTGCTGTCGGAAGGAACTCAACTTCAGCACTCCGGAGCGTTTATGGAAACTGGTGTGTTGAGTCCAATGAAGCAAATCGAGTTCAGCTATTATTCCGGAAAAACAGAAGACGCGCTGAAATCAGTCGAAGCTCTACTCGCCCCCCTTCATGCCTCCCCCGCTGCTCCCTTTACGGATCAAAAACGGTCTTTCAGCCGCTTGCTGACCTCTTTCACGGAAACTCGTCTGCTTCAGGTTCTGAATGATCAGCCCCATCAATCCGTGATCCGCCGTGCTATCCGTATGCTGCCTTTGTATGAAGAATACGAATAA
- a CDS encoding glycosyltransferase has product MSTIGIHLIVKDESEIIHNCLNSVKLADEIIVVDTGSQDDTIHIAKQYGADVISMKWQNDFSMARNEALRYATTDWILVIDADEELLTSMDEIRLLIEESQVEAYDITIINLLSHSEEDMLYHRSLRLFRNRQEYQFEGKIHEEIEPSILLFSGRDKIKDSGIEMKHTGYLSHNIWNKNKLERNYHILMNALKEEPENPYYLYHLGITHCQGGNIPEAKKYMLQAKQHAPSNAYFRPTLIKDLVKIMLDLNEAQQAGLICLHETERYPDYADIHFLHGQCLEMQGLWERAFEAYRKAVECTSSTYVTEAGINSYKPLSKMGEISLKLQQPEEAARLFYEAIQLHLSYSPAAQGLATSFHRLHASDEEISKLLLKTIQPRNKQQWSILLRSLDCIGADEEIIRLCPAQWITEDEISTLYASSLIRSNKLKEAHSFFYHAATVSPASNSTRELLHLITQWQLLGSLEPHIWASIHEHKRETIECIDRLLFQSLEADSQHETADQKEETQLIHTLIQQSVSIGLTDLARRLSVLENMGPLILAKALYKEGYVLESADLFISLLEVQALDDEGAHMLAEILYDKGHYTEAVRLFENITLNDPSLAQASIGAAICYLHLAADYLEQAHASSPGAATLLQEASQLRSALRQLQRSGWHMSWDDRQRRCIDEQKRNRDLPLHDRPE; this is encoded by the coding sequence ATGTCCACAATTGGCATCCATCTGATCGTTAAGGATGAATCTGAAATCATTCATAATTGTCTAAATTCCGTTAAGCTTGCGGATGAAATCATCGTGGTTGATACGGGATCACAAGATGATACCATCCATATTGCCAAACAATATGGCGCCGATGTTATTTCAATGAAATGGCAAAATGATTTCTCAATGGCCAGAAATGAAGCATTGCGTTATGCGACAACAGACTGGATATTGGTCATCGATGCAGATGAAGAACTCCTCACTAGTATGGATGAGATCCGGCTGCTGATCGAAGAAAGCCAAGTCGAAGCCTACGACATCACCATCATAAATCTGTTAAGCCATTCGGAGGAAGATATGTTATATCATCGTTCGCTCCGCCTATTTCGAAACCGCCAGGAATATCAGTTTGAAGGTAAGATCCATGAAGAAATTGAACCTTCCATTCTCCTCTTCTCAGGTAGAGATAAAATCAAAGATTCCGGCATCGAAATGAAACATACGGGATACTTATCCCATAACATATGGAACAAAAACAAACTGGAACGGAATTACCATATACTTATGAATGCTTTGAAGGAAGAACCTGAAAACCCATACTATCTCTATCATCTGGGAATTACACACTGTCAGGGGGGCAATATCCCGGAAGCCAAAAAATACATGCTTCAAGCTAAGCAGCATGCGCCTTCCAACGCTTATTTCCGGCCAACTTTAATTAAAGATCTGGTTAAAATCATGCTGGATCTAAACGAAGCGCAGCAAGCTGGGCTGATATGTCTTCATGAAACCGAACGTTATCCGGACTATGCAGATATTCATTTCCTTCATGGTCAATGTCTGGAGATGCAAGGTCTATGGGAAAGAGCATTCGAAGCTTACCGTAAAGCAGTCGAGTGTACTTCCAGCACCTATGTAACGGAAGCAGGCATAAATAGCTACAAACCCTTAAGTAAAATGGGGGAAATCTCCCTGAAGCTTCAACAACCCGAGGAGGCAGCGCGGCTTTTTTATGAAGCCATTCAGCTCCATCTTTCATATTCCCCTGCAGCCCAAGGTTTGGCAACATCCTTTCACAGACTTCATGCTTCCGATGAAGAGATTAGTAAACTCCTCCTAAAAACAATACAGCCCCGCAACAAGCAACAGTGGAGTATTTTGCTCCGTTCACTCGACTGTATTGGAGCGGATGAGGAAATCATCCGGCTATGCCCTGCCCAGTGGATCACCGAGGATGAAATTAGTACCCTCTATGCATCATCCTTGATTCGTTCGAACAAATTAAAGGAAGCCCATTCCTTCTTTTACCATGCAGCCACTGTGAGCCCTGCATCGAATTCTACACGCGAATTGCTGCATCTGATTACGCAATGGCAGCTTCTGGGTTCTCTAGAACCTCACATCTGGGCATCCATCCATGAACATAAGCGTGAGACGATTGAGTGTATTGATCGTCTTCTCTTCCAATCCTTAGAGGCGGACTCTCAACACGAAACTGCAGATCAGAAAGAAGAAACTCAGCTGATCCACACGCTGATTCAACAATCCGTCTCCATTGGCTTAACGGATCTGGCACGCAGATTGTCTGTTCTGGAAAATATGGGACCTCTCATCTTAGCCAAAGCATTATACAAGGAAGGTTATGTGCTTGAGTCAGCGGATTTGTTTATATCCCTGCTTGAGGTTCAAGCACTCGACGATGAAGGGGCACATATGCTGGCCGAAATTTTATACGACAAGGGCCATTACACAGAAGCGGTACGATTATTCGAAAATATTACGCTAAATGATCCGTCACTCGCTCAAGCTTCCATTGGCGCCGCCATATGTTATTTGCATCTGGCGGCAGATTATCTGGAGCAGGCGCATGCATCATCTCCTGGTGCCGCAACTCTTTTGCAAGAAGCCAGTCAGCTTCGGTCTGCCTTACGTCAGCTGCAAAGATCCGGGTGGCACATGTCTTGGGACGACAGACAAAGGAGATGCATCGATGAGCAAAAACGCAACCGGGATCTCCCTCTGCATGATCGTCCGGAATGA